One Phoenix dactylifera cultivar Barhee BC4 chromosome 8, palm_55x_up_171113_PBpolish2nd_filt_p, whole genome shotgun sequence genomic window carries:
- the LOC103709343 gene encoding copper transporter 5.1-like — MMHMTFYWGKNVTILFDSWRTESWLGYALSLLALFLAAAFYQYMEDRRIRLKIFARSKPSSSPPSIETALLLPAAAARPWAPARLASSLLFGLNSAIGYLIMLAVMSFNGGVFIAVVVGLAAGYLLFRSGGEEERFALENRCASA; from the coding sequence ATGATGCACATGACCTTCTACTGGGGTAAAAACGTAACTATACTCTTCGACTCATGGCGCACCGAGTCGTGGCTAGGTTACGCTCTCAGCCTCCTCGCCCTCTTCCTCGCCGCCGCCTTCTACCAGTACATGGAGGACCGTCGGATCCGCCTTAAGATTTTCGCCCGATCCAAGCCCTCTTCATCGCCGCCGTCCATCGAGACCGCACTCCTCCTCCCCGCGGCCGCCGCCCGGCCGTGGGCTCCGGCGAGGctcgcctcctccctcctcttcggGCTCAACTCGGCCATCGGGTACCTCATTATGCTTGCCGTGATGTCCTTCAACGGCGGCGTCTTCATCGCCGTCGTCGTTGGGCTTGCCGCCGGGTATCTGTTGTTTAGGAGCGGAGGGGAGGAGGAACGCTTTGCCTTGGAGAACCGCTGTGCTTCCGCCTGA